In a genomic window of Coregonus clupeaformis isolate EN_2021a unplaced genomic scaffold, ASM2061545v1 scaf3100, whole genome shotgun sequence:
- the LOC123489639 gene encoding transcription factor E2F7-like has product MEVECLSLRDLISPKKSKADIEDVGGRNDQKENRCVERRRTTPHKMDTTATMLLYGSKAPTPEHLHGTPVKPSERGAPPHADPWTPTANLRMLISAASPDIRDREMKKVLFRPIENERALEDVEVDGTCQFDVVDEEEEEGGETKPSRKQKSLGLLCQKFLALYPDYPTSDTISISLDEVSTSLGVERRRIYDIVNVLESLMIVGRVAKNQYVWYGRRHLGSTLAELQGMGRQQRYHLHMEQAGEGGHREGATTHTPEEGGEADSSCAAASTRKDKSLRIMSQKFVMLFLVSRTQTVTLDVAAKILIEESQDPASHSKYKTKVRRLYDIANVLTSLGLIKKVHVREERGRKPAFKWIGPADFHPSHEDSEAVEAIALPGGRKQKLARHASFSVVPTSVASQRLVNSAP; this is encoded by the exons ATGGAAGTTGAATGTCTATCTTTGAGAGATCTCATAAGCCCAAAGAAGAGCAAAGCAGACATAGAGGATGTTGGAGGCAGAAATGATCAGAAG GAGAACAGATGTGTGGAGCGAAGAAGAACCACCCCTCACAAGATGGACACCACGGCCACCATGCTGCTGTATGGCAGTAAGGCTCCCACCCCGGAACACCTCCACGGCACCCCTGTTAAGCCTTCTGAGCGGGGGGCACCCCCCCACGCGGACCCCTGGACCCCCACGGCCAACCTCAGGATGCTCATCAGTGCTGCCAGCCCTGACATCCGCGACAGAGAGATGAAGAAGGTGCTGTTTAGGCCCATTGAGAATGAGAGAGCATTGGAGGATGTCGAGGTGGATGGCACGTGCCAG TTTGATGTGGtggacgaggaggaggaagagggaggggagacaaaGCCCAGCAGGAAGCAGAAGAGCCTGGGTCTGCTGTGCCAGAAGTTCCTGGCCCTGTATCCGGACTATCCAACCTCTGACACCATCAGCATCTCATTGGACGAGGTGTCTACCAGCCTGG gAGTGGAGCGGCGGCGGATCTACGACATCGTAAACGTCCTGGAGTCTCTGATGATCGTGGGGCGCGTGGCTAAGAACCAATACGTGTGGTACGGGCGCCGGCATCTGGGGTCCACCCTGGCCGAGCTGCAGGGGATGGGCAGGCAGCAGCGCTACCACCTGCACATGGAGCAGGCCGGGGAGGGCGGTCACAGAGAGGGAGCCACCACACACACCCCAGAGGAGGGAGGTGAAGCAGACTCCAGCTGTG CGGCCGCCAGCACGAGGAAAGACAAGTCCCTACGCATCATGAGTCAGAAGTTTGTCATGCTCTTCCTGGTGTCCAGGACCCAGACGGTCACTCTGGACGTGGCCGCCAAGATCCTCATCGAGGAAAGCCAGGACCCCGCCAGCCACAGCAAGTACAAAA CTAAGGTGCGGCGGCTTTATGACATCGCCAACGTCCTGACGAGTCTGGGATTGATCAAGAAGGTCCACGtccgggaggagagggggaggaagccTGCCTTCAAATGGATCGGCCCGGCAGACTTCCACCCCAGCCATG aggACTCGGAGGCTGTGGAGGCCATTGCTCTTCCAGGCGGCAGGAAACAGAAGCTGGCACGCCACGCCTCCTTCAGCGTGGTGCCCACCTCCGTGGCCAGCCAACGCCTCGTCAACTCGGCCCCC